From the Pseudomonas sp. Teo4 genome, the window ATCGATGCCCGCCACCAGCGCGCTGCTGGGCTCGAAACGCACGTCGCCCGCCACCAGGTGCGGGTCCTCGGCAGCGATGTAGGGCGGGTTGCTCAGAACGAGGTTGAAGCGCTGCCCTGCCAGGCTGTCGAACCAATGGCTGGCCAACACTTGGACGTTGTTCAGCCCCAGGCGCTGGCGGTTGCGTTCGGCCAGTGCCACGGCCTCGTCGACCCGGTCTACCGCCGTCACCTGCCAGGCCGGGCAATCGCTGGCCAAGGCCAAAGCGATGGCACCGGTGCCGGTGCCCAGGTCGAGTACCTTGGCTGGCGAAGCTGGCTGCAACTCCAGAGCGGTCTCGACCAGCAATTCGGTATCGGGGCGCGGGATCAGGGTGTGCGGCGCGACTTCAAGGTCAAGCTTCCAGAAGCCCTGCTGCCCCAGGATGTAGGCCACAGGCTCTCCAGCACGGCGGCGCTCAAGGTAACCGGCGAAAACTTCCGCCGCCTCGCTGCTGACGATACGCTCGGGCCAGGTGTGCAGGTAGCTGCGCGACTTGCCGATGGCCGCGGCCAGCAACAGTTCGGCATCCAGGCGCTCGGTGGGCGAGTCTGGCAACTGCGCGTTGCGCAACAAGCTGGCGATGATGGTCATTATTCCCCCAGGGCTGCCAGTTGATCGGCCTGGTACTCGGCCAGCAACGGTTCGATCACGGCCTCCACGCCACCGGCGAGGATTTCGTCGAGGGAATACAGGGTCAGGTTGATGCGGTGATCGGTTACCCGGCCCTGTGGATAGTTGTAGGTGCGGATCCGCTCGGAGCGGTCGCCCGAGCCGACCAGCAGCTTGCGCTCGCTGGCGATGGCATTCTGGGCGGCACTGGTTTGCATGTCGTTGAGTTTGGCCGACAACCAGGACATCGCGCGCGCACGGTTCTTGTGCTGCGAACGCTCTTCCTGGCACTCGACCACGATACCGGTGGGCAAGTGGGTGATCCGGATTGCCGAGTCGGTCTTGTTGACGTGCTGGCCACCGGCGCCCGAAGCGCGATAGGTGTCCACCCGCAGATCGGCAGGGTTGATCTCGATAGCCACTTGCTCATCAGGCTCAGGCAGTACCGCCACCGTGCACGCGGAGGTATGGATACGGCCCTGGGATTCGGTTTCCGGCACCCGCTGCACGCGGTGTGCGCCAGACTCGAACTTCAGTTTGCCGTAGACGCTGTCACCTTCGACGCGGGCGATGATTTCTTTGTAGCCGCCGTGCTCGCCCTCGTTCTCCGAGAGAATCTCCAGACGCCAGCCGCGCCTTTCGGCATAGCGCGAATACATGCGGAACAGGTCGCCGGAAAAGATCGCCGCTTCGTCACCACCGGTACCGGCGCGAATTTCCAGGAACACGTTGCGACCGTCGTTGGGGTCCTTGGGCAGCAGCATGCGCTGCAGCTGGGACTCGAGCCCGACCAATTGTTCCTTGGCCTCGCGCACTTCTTCCACCGCCATTTCGCGCAGGTCGGGGTCGGCATCCTTGAGCAGCGCCTGGGCGCCTTCGAGGTCGTCCTGAACCTTGCGCCACTCTTTATAAGCAGCGATGACCGGCTCGACTTCGGCGTATTCGCGGGAATAGGCGCGGAAGCGGGTCTGGTCGGAAATGACTTCGGCGTCACCGAGCAGTGCGGTGAGTTCCTCGAAGCGGTCCTGGAGCGTGTCCAGTTTGTTCAGCAGCGACGCTTTCATTGCGGGGTTTTGTCCGTCGAGCCCTCGTTGAGGGCAAAGAGTTCCTGGGCCATGGCCAGCGCATCGAGGCGGCCCTCGGCCGAGAGCTTTTTCAACTGCACGCTGGGCGCATGCAGGAGTTTGTTGGTCAGCCCCCGGGCCAGTTGGGCCAGTACATCTTCGGGGCTACCGCCATTGGCCAGCAGACGCTGGGCCTTTTGCAGTTCTTCGTCACGCAGGCGTTCGCTTTGCTGGCGATAGGCACGCAGCACATCCACCGCTGCCAGCTCGCGCAGGCGCACCATGAAGTCCTCGGCACCCACCGAGACCAGCTCTTCAGCAGCCTGCGCTGCGCCCTGGCGGCTCTTGAGGTTTTCCGCGACCACTTCGTGCAGGTCATCGACCGTGTACAAGTAGACATCATCGAGCTCGCCGACTTCGGGCTCGATATCCCGTGGCACGGCGATATCGACCATGAAGATCGGCTTGTGCCGACGCTGTTTCAGCGCACTTTCCACCGCGCCTTTGCCGAGGATCGGAAGCTGGCTGGCGGTGGAACTGATGACGATGTCGCTGTTGGCCAGTTCCTGCGGGATATCGGCCAGCAGTACGGCATGGGCACCGAACTGTTCGGCCAGGATGCTGGCCCGTTCCAGGGTGCGGTTGGCGACGACGATCCGGCGCACGCCTTGCTCGTAGAGATGGCGGGCGACCAGGGTGATGGTCTCGCCAGCACCGATCAACAAGGCCTGGCTGCGCCCCAGGTCACTGAAGATCTGCCGCGCCAGGCTGACGGCGGCGAAGGCCACCGACACCGGGTTCTCGCCGATCGCGGTGTCGGTACGCACTTGCTTGGCGGCACTGAAGGTGGCCTGGAACAGGCGCCCGAGCAACGGCCCGATGGTGCCCGCCTCGCGGGCCACGGCATAGGCCGACTTCATCTGGCCGAGAATCTGCGGCTCGCCGAGCACCAGCGAGTCTAGGCCAGAGGCCACCCGCATCATGTGTTTCACGGCATCGTGCTCTTCATGGATGTAGGCGCTGGCGCGCAGCTCATCCAGGCTCAGGCGGTGATAGTCGGCCAGCCACTGCAGAACGGCGTCGGCTGACAGGTGGTCCTGCTCTATATAGAGCTCGCTACGGTTGCAGGTCGACAGAATCGCCGCTTCGCGGCTGGCGGTCAGTCGGCAGAGCTGCTGCAGGGCGTCTACCAGCTGCTCTGGGGTAAACGCCACGCGCTCGCGTACGTCTACCGAGGCAGTCTTATGGTTGATACCAAGTGCAAGAAAGGCCATGCAAGGTCGCTGGTTGTGACGAGAAGCCGATAATTGTCCTCTTTCACAGGTTTTAGAACAACCACCGTTCGCTATTGTCCCAATAATCCCAGGCCATCCCTGTAAACCGCGACCTTCGCCGGTGGGTTTGCCCCCGCGCTTGTGTCATCATGCTCCGACCGCCGGTTAGTCCTTCTAAGCCTCATTTATGAACAGACCCTACGCATTGCTGCTTGCCCTCGCCCTGCTCCAGGGCTGCCAGAGCCTGGCCCCGCAACAAGCCGAACCGCCCGTCGCCGAGGCTGGCAAGGCTGAGGCCGACAAGCCCGTGGTGTATGGGTCGTTCACACAGGACACGCTGTATAGCCTGTTGGTGGCAGAGCTGGCCGGCCAGCGCAATCGCTTCGACATCGCCCTGGCCAACTACACCGACCAGGCCGAGAAGACCCAGGACCCCGGCGTTTCCGAGCGTGCCTACCGCATCGCCGAGTACCTGGGCGCGGATGAGCCGGCCCTGGACAGTGCGCTCATCTGGGCCCGCAACGACCCACAGAACCTCGACGCCCAACGCGCCGCCGCTGTCCAGCTGGCACGCGCCGGCCGCTATGACGACTCCATGGCCTACATGGAAAAGGTGCTTCAGGGCCAGGGCGATACCCACTTCGACTTCCTCGCCCTGTCCGCCGCCGAAACCGATCAAGGCACCCGCGACGGCCTGATGCAAAGCTTCGAGCGTCTGTTGGTCAAATATCCTGACAACAGCCAGCTGGTGTTCGGCAAGGCCCTGCTGCTCAACCAGGACGGCAAGCCCCAGCAAGCTCTCGACCTGCTTGAAGCGCACCCACCGCAGAACGGCGAAATAGCCCCGATTCTGCTGCGCGCGCGCCTGCTCCAGGCCCTCGACCGCGGCCCTGAGGCCTTGCCACTGTTGCGCGGTGCGATCCGCGACAACCCGGACGACAAGCGCCTGCGTCTGACCTACGCCCGCACCTTGGTCGAGCAGGACCGCATCGCCGACGCCAAGGGCGAATTCCTCAGCCTGGTCCAGCAATACCCGGAAGATGACGAGTTGCGTTACTCCCTGGCGCTGGTGTGCATGGAGAACAAGGACTGGGATGAAGCCGAAAGCTATCTGCAAGAGCTGATCGAGCGCGACAGTAATGTCGATGCCGCCCACCTCAACCTGGGACGCATCCGTGAGGAACGCCACGACCCCGAGGGCGCCCTGCGTGAATATGCCCTGGTCGGCACCGGCCCCGACTACCTGCCGGCGCAACTACGCCAGGCCGATATCCTGATCGCCAACGGTCGCGGCACCGAGGCCTCGCGCCTGCTTGCCGAAGCCCGTGAAGCCCAGCCGGACCTTGCTATCCAGCTGTACCTGGTGGAGTCGGAAAGCTACAGCAACAACAACAAGGACGCCCAGGCCGACCAAGTGTTGCAACAGGCCCTCAAGCGCTTCCCGGATGACCTCAACCTGCTTTACACCCGCGCCATGCTGGCCGAAAAGCGTGATGACCTGCCGCAAATGGAACAAGACCTGCGCGCCATCATCGCTCGCCAGCCGGAAAACGCCATGGCGCTGAACGCGCTTGGCTACACCCTGGCCGACCGCACCACTCGCTACACCGAGGCCAAGGCACTGATCGACAAGGCCCACCAGCTCACCCCGGACGACCCGGCCGTGCTCGACAGCCTGGGCTGGGTCGCCTACCGCCTGGGCAACCTCGATGAAGCCGAACGCTACCTGCGCCAGGCCTTCGAGCGCTTCCCCGACCATGAAGTGGCTGCCCACCTGGGCGAGGTGCTGTGGGCCAACGGCAAGCGCCGCGAAGCTCGCCAGGTCTGGGCCAAGGCCTTCGAAGCTCAGCCCGACAGCCCTATCCTGCGCAAGACCGTCTTGCGCCTGACCGGATCCGAGACCCTTTAACGCCATGTTCCTGCGCCATTGCATCACCTTTTCCCTGATCGCCCTGCTTGCCGGCTGTGCTGGCTTCGGTTCCCGCGAAGCCCTGCATGGCCAAGGCAACCCACAGCAGTGGCGTGCCCATAAAGAACAGCTGAGCACCCTCGACGGCTGGCAGATCAACGGCAAGGTCGGTATTCGCGCCCCGCGCGACTCCGGCAGCGGCACACTGTTCTGGCTGCAACGCCAGGATTACTACGACATCCGCCTGGCCGGCCCGCTTGGCCGTGGTGCCGCACGCCTGACCGGCCGCCCGGGTGGCGTGGTACTGGAGGTCGCCAACCAGGGCCGCTTCGAGGCAGACAGCCCCGAGGCTCTGCTCGAAGAACAACTGGGCTGGCAATTGCCGGTCTCGCACCTGGTGTGGTGGGTGCGTGGCCTACCGGCCCCGGACAGCAAGAGCCAGCTGACCCTGGATGACGACAGCCGCCTGGCCAGCCTGAATCAGGACGGATGGCAAGTGCAGTACCTGAGCTATACCCAGCAAAACGGCTACTGGCTGCCCGAACGCATGAAGCTGCACGGCGAAAACCTCGACGTGACCCTGGT encodes:
- a CDS encoding tetratricopeptide repeat protein, whose amino-acid sequence is MNRPYALLLALALLQGCQSLAPQQAEPPVAEAGKAEADKPVVYGSFTQDTLYSLLVAELAGQRNRFDIALANYTDQAEKTQDPGVSERAYRIAEYLGADEPALDSALIWARNDPQNLDAQRAAAVQLARAGRYDDSMAYMEKVLQGQGDTHFDFLALSAAETDQGTRDGLMQSFERLLVKYPDNSQLVFGKALLLNQDGKPQQALDLLEAHPPQNGEIAPILLRARLLQALDRGPEALPLLRGAIRDNPDDKRLRLTYARTLVEQDRIADAKGEFLSLVQQYPEDDELRYSLALVCMENKDWDEAESYLQELIERDSNVDAAHLNLGRIREERHDPEGALREYALVGTGPDYLPAQLRQADILIANGRGTEASRLLAEAREAQPDLAIQLYLVESESYSNNNKDAQADQVLQQALKRFPDDLNLLYTRAMLAEKRDDLPQMEQDLRAIIARQPENAMALNALGYTLADRTTRYTEAKALIDKAHQLTPDDPAVLDSLGWVAYRLGNLDEAERYLRQAFERFPDHEVAAHLGEVLWANGKRREARQVWAKAFEAQPDSPILRKTVLRLTGSETL
- the hemA gene encoding glutamyl-tRNA reductase; translated protein: MAFLALGINHKTASVDVRERVAFTPEQLVDALQQLCRLTASREAAILSTCNRSELYIEQDHLSADAVLQWLADYHRLSLDELRASAYIHEEHDAVKHMMRVASGLDSLVLGEPQILGQMKSAYAVAREAGTIGPLLGRLFQATFSAAKQVRTDTAIGENPVSVAFAAVSLARQIFSDLGRSQALLIGAGETITLVARHLYEQGVRRIVVANRTLERASILAEQFGAHAVLLADIPQELANSDIVISSTASQLPILGKGAVESALKQRRHKPIFMVDIAVPRDIEPEVGELDDVYLYTVDDLHEVVAENLKSRQGAAQAAEELVSVGAEDFMVRLRELAAVDVLRAYRQQSERLRDEELQKAQRLLANGGSPEDVLAQLARGLTNKLLHAPSVQLKKLSAEGRLDALAMAQELFALNEGSTDKTPQ
- the prfA gene encoding peptide chain release factor 1: MKASLLNKLDTLQDRFEELTALLGDAEVISDQTRFRAYSREYAEVEPVIAAYKEWRKVQDDLEGAQALLKDADPDLREMAVEEVREAKEQLVGLESQLQRMLLPKDPNDGRNVFLEIRAGTGGDEAAIFSGDLFRMYSRYAERRGWRLEILSENEGEHGGYKEIIARVEGDSVYGKLKFESGAHRVQRVPETESQGRIHTSACTVAVLPEPDEQVAIEINPADLRVDTYRASGAGGQHVNKTDSAIRITHLPTGIVVECQEERSQHKNRARAMSWLSAKLNDMQTSAAQNAIASERKLLVGSGDRSERIRTYNYPQGRVTDHRINLTLYSLDEILAGGVEAVIEPLLAEYQADQLAALGE
- the lolB gene encoding lipoprotein insertase outer membrane protein LolB, with amino-acid sequence MFLRHCITFSLIALLAGCAGFGSREALHGQGNPQQWRAHKEQLSTLDGWQINGKVGIRAPRDSGSGTLFWLQRQDYYDIRLAGPLGRGAARLTGRPGGVVLEVANQGRFEADSPEALLEEQLGWQLPVSHLVWWVRGLPAPDSKSQLTLDDDSRLASLNQDGWQVQYLSYTQQNGYWLPERMKLHGENLDVTLVVKDWQPRQLGH
- the prmC gene encoding peptide chain release factor N(5)-glutamine methyltransferase, with product MTIIASLLRNAQLPDSPTERLDAELLLAAAIGKSRSYLHTWPERIVSSEAAEVFAGYLERRRAGEPVAYILGQQGFWKLDLEVAPHTLIPRPDTELLVETALELQPASPAKVLDLGTGTGAIALALASDCPAWQVTAVDRVDEAVALAERNRQRLGLNNVQVLASHWFDSLAGQRFNLVLSNPPYIAAEDPHLVAGDVRFEPSSALVAGIDGLDDLRVIIDQAPEHLLPGGWLLLEHGYDQAASVQALLTARGFTEVASRKDLGGHERITVGRLPC